The stretch of DNA TTGATAGTTGTACCGCTGCATATATCTCAGAACAGCTAGATAGGGATAAAGGGCAAGTAGCTAGACTCGTTAGAGATATGTTAAAGAAGGATTTAATTTATAAAGTGTCTAATCCATCAGATAGCAGAAGCCAATTGATTGAATTGTCTGAATTTGGGCAAGAAGTTTTGAAGCAATTACTACATATTGAAAGTGGTATCATGAAAGTCATGCTGGATTCAATAACAGAGAACCAAGTTGATCAATTTAATGCCATAGCATTAGCGATGACTAAGAACCTGAAAAGATAACTATACAAGATACAAGGGCTTATACCAGCCAGTCATTGTTAACGCCTAATTAACAGGCAAAAAATAGTTGGTTAAAATAAGCGACGAAGGAGCAAAAATCAACTGTTTTTTGTCCTTGTTTAATTTCTTGTTAGGCAAATTTTAGTAACGGTCAGACTTCAAATCTTTTATCTTTAATTGCCATTCATTTGCATTAGCTATAAAAGGCGCCTTTACAGTTAATAATGACTCTGAATTAGGCTGGATTACCCAGCTATAGATACTGTCTGATGTTGAAGCTAACAACTCTCCGTTTTTCTTGCTTATTACCTCATAACTAATATGATTCCATTTATACTCAGTGTTATTGGTAACATTAAACGTTATTAGTTTTGCTTTAGAACCACCTACATCGATAATTTTTTCTTTGGTAAATGTAAATTTGCTTTCATAATCTAAAAAGTCTTTTTTATTAAATGAGCCAGTATTCCAAAAAATGAAAATAAATAAAGGCAGCATAAAAATAAAGCTATAGTTTTGAGGGTTTTTATACCAAACCTGATATGCCTGACAGTAAGGGCATTTTGTAGCTCCAGTTTCTATTTCTTTTATACAAGATTTACACGTGTGCATATTGCAATACTCCATTTGCATAACATTTTAATATACGGCTTGCGCGTTTTGCCAAGCCATGTTGAGAAAGCGTGCACAGGTAAAAGCCTGAAAAACTCACTAATAACAAATAATTAAACATTTACGCTTAAGATTGTATCCAATACACCTCAGGACAAAAGTGAGTCGCACACTTTGCTTTCCTGTTATCTAAACTTTTCATGAACGCACACTTACATCTTACTGAATTTATACAAGTTAGCAATCAAACCGTTATAGGTCGTATCTACACCAACTGTCAGTGTAGATACGGCCGTGACCGTCCATGACATGGACGTCATGGCCGAGCTTACAAGGATGTATTTATAGCGTGTCACTGCAGTGTCTGCACATACGGTCGTTCCTACACACCCATCTGTTCACGACAT from Shewanella sp. Choline-02u-19 encodes:
- a CDS encoding MarR family winged helix-turn-helix transcriptional regulator; this translates as MTIKIPDSFLALTYTFKSCVNKEIREVGIDIAPMEIQSLHCINRIDSCTAAYISEQLDRDKGQVARLVRDMLKKDLIYKVSNPSDSRSQLIELSEFGQEVLKQLLHIESGIMKVMLDSITENQVDQFNAIALAMTKNLKR